The following coding sequences are from one Saprospiraceae bacterium window:
- a CDS encoding UDP-2,3-diacylglucosamine diphosphatase codes for MKKIYFASDFHLGVNAAGTSKQREKDVAAWMDEIADDASDLFLLGDVFDFWFEYKTVIPKGYSLLFSKLRKLADKGVNLHYFKGNHDLWLLDYFEEEFEMKIYSDPQVFQLLGKKFYIGHGDGLGPGDKGYKRLKRLFRSPLSQYAYRWLHPDIGIRLAGFFSHKSRAAQSHEEIFLGPDKEWLIQYAERKSQTLEVDYFVFGHRHLPINYLLDNGRCRYINLGDWMSFRSFGVFDGDHMEIQFYKNEMGKIYS; via the coding sequence TTGAAAAAAATATATTTTGCTTCCGATTTTCATCTTGGCGTGAATGCTGCTGGTACATCGAAACAAAGAGAAAAGGATGTTGCAGCTTGGATGGATGAAATCGCAGATGACGCCTCAGATTTATTTTTGTTGGGAGATGTTTTCGACTTTTGGTTTGAATATAAAACCGTAATTCCTAAAGGATATTCCTTATTGTTTTCAAAACTGAGGAAGCTTGCAGATAAAGGAGTAAATCTACATTACTTCAAAGGCAATCACGATCTTTGGTTATTAGATTATTTTGAAGAGGAATTTGAAATGAAAATTTATTCTGATCCTCAGGTGTTTCAGCTGCTTGGAAAAAAATTTTACATCGGACACGGAGATGGATTGGGACCTGGAGATAAAGGTTATAAACGATTAAAAAGACTTTTTCGCTCACCTTTATCCCAGTATGCATATCGCTGGTTGCATCCCGATATCGGGATACGATTAGCTGGATTTTTCTCTCATAAGAGTAGGGCAGCTCAATCGCATGAAGAGATTTTTTTAGGTCCTGATAAAGAATGGCTGATTCAATACGCTGAGAGAAAATCACAGACGCTTGAGGTCGATTATTTTGTTTTTGGTCACAGACATCTCCCAATAAATTACCTTCTGGACAATGGAAGATGCAGGTATATAAATCTGGGAGACTGGATGAGTTTCAGATCCTTTGGAGTTTTTGATGGAGATCATATGGAAATTCAATTTTATAAGAATGAGATGGGCAAAATATATTCTTAA
- a CDS encoding zinc metallopeptidase yields the protein MIYYGITIVMSVIGMFISGRLQSKFKHYSTVGLRNGMSGKEIAEHMLSYYNIHDVQVVQGQGFLSDHYNPSNKTVNLSPDVFNGRSVAASAVAAHECGHAVQHATAYTMLTLRSRIVPVVQVASMAQQFLLMAAFMLANTFPSLLLITIIAFMITTAFSVITLPVEFDASKRALVWLEQSGTTTTAEHEGAKDALKWAAMTYVSAALSSLVMLIFLILRYVGLNRE from the coding sequence ATGATTTATTATGGCATCACAATAGTGATGTCGGTTATTGGAATGTTCATTAGTGGAAGATTGCAGAGTAAGTTTAAACACTACTCGACCGTTGGTCTTAGAAATGGAATGAGCGGAAAGGAAATTGCCGAACACATGCTGAGCTATTATAATATACACGATGTACAGGTAGTTCAAGGCCAAGGTTTCCTGTCTGATCATTATAATCCAAGCAACAAGACAGTAAACCTAAGTCCTGACGTTTTCAATGGGAGATCTGTCGCAGCTTCAGCTGTTGCTGCACACGAGTGCGGTCACGCTGTGCAACATGCTACGGCTTATACCATGCTGACATTGAGATCACGCATTGTACCAGTAGTACAAGTAGCCTCAATGGCTCAACAATTTTTATTGATGGCTGCGTTTATGCTCGCAAATACTTTTCCAAGTTTATTGCTTATCACCATCATCGCATTTATGATCACCACCGCATTTAGCGTGATCACCTTGCCTGTAGAATTTGATGCCAGCAAACGAGCATTGGTGTGGTTAGAACAATCAGGTACAACCACAACTGCTGAGCATGAAGGAGCAAAAGATGCTTTGAAATGGGCCGCAATGACTTACGTTTCAGCAGCTCTCTCATCATTGGTAATGCTGATATTTCTTATCTTGCGCTATGTAGGTTTAAACAGAGAGTAA
- the frr gene encoding ribosome recycling factor gives MSAELDALIKKAKDDFEKSLEHLHKELHKVRTGKASTSMLEGIMVPYYGSPVPIQQVANISLGDTKTIIIQPWEKKIIGDIEKAIFESNIGLTPQNDGEMIRLLIPPLTEERRKEFVKQVKHYGEEAKVGIRSIRHKILESIKKEQKNGLAEDIAKRKETDLQNQVNDYISKIEKIVEQKDKELMTI, from the coding sequence ATGTCGGCAGAACTCGATGCACTGATTAAAAAAGCAAAAGATGACTTTGAAAAAAGCCTGGAGCATTTGCATAAAGAACTACATAAAGTAAGAACAGGTAAGGCCTCTACGTCAATGTTGGAGGGCATCATGGTACCTTACTATGGCTCCCCTGTACCCATTCAGCAAGTGGCCAATATCTCACTCGGCGATACAAAAACCATCATCATACAGCCCTGGGAAAAAAAGATCATTGGTGACATCGAAAAGGCCATCTTTGAATCCAACATTGGACTGACTCCTCAAAATGATGGAGAAATGATCCGATTATTGATACCACCACTTACTGAGGAAAGACGTAAAGAATTTGTAAAGCAGGTCAAACACTACGGAGAAGAAGCTAAAGTAGGAATTCGGTCCATCAGACATAAAATATTGGAGTCCATAAAGAAGGAACAAAAAAATGGATTGGCTGAAGATATCGCTAAGCGTAAAGAAACTGATCTGCAAAATCAGGTGAACGACTATATTTCAAAAATTGAAAAAATAGTTGAACAAAAAGACAAGGAATTGATGACAATTTAA
- the serS gene encoding serine--tRNA ligase, with the protein MVEMRIFRNEKDRIVTGYQKRNLSDAQLMKVDEILTLDQYRKETQSSLDNQLALINKLSKEVGEYMKKGDQSGGNKIREEVLRLKEEAKISESSLATIEAKIEDILLQLPNVPHETVPFGKTAEENEVFRYGSIAAKDAEESSLPHWELAKKYQLFDMELGVKITGSGFILYRGQGARLQRALINFFLDEANRAGYEEIQTPLMVNEASGRATGQIPDKEGQMYYVEKDDLYLIPTAEVPVTNIYRDVLLREDQLPIKMCGYTPCFRREAGSYGAHVKGLNRVHQFDKVEIVRIEHPENSYKALHGMLEHVAMLLEKLELPYRILRLCGGDMGFASALTYDFEVYSNAQKRWLEVSSVSNFETFQSNRMKLRFKNENGQSVLAHTLNGSALALARIVAGLLENHQTEDGIHIPKALQAYFGAEKIQ; encoded by the coding sequence ATGGTGGAGATGAGAATTTTCAGAAATGAAAAAGACAGAATTGTCACGGGATATCAAAAGAGAAATCTCAGCGATGCTCAGCTGATGAAAGTTGATGAAATATTGACTCTTGACCAATATAGGAAGGAGACACAAAGCTCTTTGGATAACCAACTGGCTTTGATCAACAAACTCTCTAAAGAAGTGGGAGAATACATGAAAAAAGGAGACCAGAGCGGTGGGAACAAGATCAGAGAAGAAGTCCTCAGGTTAAAAGAAGAAGCCAAAATTTCAGAAAGTTCGCTAGCGACAATAGAAGCCAAGATAGAAGATATCTTGCTTCAGCTGCCCAATGTACCACATGAAACTGTGCCGTTTGGAAAAACTGCAGAAGAAAATGAGGTCTTCCGGTATGGATCCATCGCTGCTAAAGATGCAGAAGAGAGCTCATTGCCACACTGGGAATTGGCCAAAAAATATCAATTGTTCGATATGGAGCTTGGTGTCAAAATTACAGGAAGCGGATTCATCTTATATCGTGGTCAAGGCGCCAGACTTCAACGCGCTTTGATCAATTTCTTCCTTGATGAGGCCAATCGGGCAGGCTATGAAGAGATTCAAACTCCCCTGATGGTCAACGAAGCTTCTGGTAGGGCAACCGGGCAAATTCCGGACAAAGAGGGCCAAATGTACTATGTTGAAAAGGATGACCTTTACTTGATCCCAACAGCGGAAGTGCCTGTCACCAATATATATAGAGACGTATTGCTGCGCGAAGACCAACTGCCCATTAAAATGTGTGGTTATACGCCCTGTTTCAGAAGAGAGGCAGGATCATACGGCGCCCACGTCAAAGGTCTCAATCGCGTACACCAATTTGACAAAGTTGAAATCGTGAGGATAGAACATCCTGAGAACTCATACAAAGCCCTACATGGCATGTTGGAACATGTGGCAATGCTTTTGGAAAAGCTGGAATTGCCTTATCGGATACTGCGTTTGTGCGGAGGAGATATGGGATTTGCTTCCGCATTGACCTATGACTTCGAGGTGTATTCCAATGCCCAAAAAAGATGGTTGGAAGTTAGCTCTGTATCCAATTTTGAAACTTTTCAGTCCAATAGAATGAAATTAAGATTCAAAAATGAAAATGGTCAATCAGTTTTGGCGCATACACTCAATGGAAGTGCACTTGCCTTAGCGAGGATAGTTGCAGGTCTCTTGGAAAATCACCAGACTGAGGATGGCATACATATTCCTAAAGCATTACAAGCTTACTTTGGCGCAGAAAAAATTCAATAA